A genomic region of Gammaproteobacteria bacterium contains the following coding sequences:
- a CDS encoding pentapeptide repeat-containing protein: protein MSFSDLAVFIGAIVTLAGVIAAGYRYFAHRERQAIVRTAFRETVDSLGAGDAVHRRAGAIMLRRFFNEKTEQGGKGTPYAQEAQDVIAATLRNIETGSFQKLLADGLVYAPTLVGADLQKTNLQGAYLGPREGKVAELRGADFFRADLTLASLKNADAREAQFYQARLASTVLKGADLRDANFYEADLLGARFGGAKLDGANFANARNVPDEISERLDENGNYISDGAPDSTWSGGEKLSVFLSRPGAANIETRQLVWALADRIRDQGLDVEEVSPSAYATTGALAEVRRVMSGCAGVAVVAVPDLNVRSALWRAATPQAREISDQGLTSPWTCLELGLATGLGLPVFLAEADGVSSEAFDYSSHEPHLYRVRLAENHLSRTFREPFDDWCGAVRERGVS, encoded by the coding sequence ATGAGTTTTTCAGATCTCGCTGTATTTATCGGGGCAATCGTAACGCTGGCTGGCGTTATCGCCGCGGGCTACAGGTACTTTGCACATCGTGAACGCCAGGCGATAGTACGAACGGCCTTTCGGGAAACCGTCGATTCCCTCGGTGCCGGAGACGCGGTCCATCGCCGGGCAGGCGCCATCATGCTGCGGCGATTTTTTAACGAAAAGACCGAGCAGGGTGGTAAAGGCACGCCGTATGCGCAGGAGGCACAAGACGTCATCGCCGCCACCCTGCGAAACATCGAGACAGGCAGTTTTCAGAAACTGCTGGCGGACGGACTGGTGTATGCGCCAACGCTGGTCGGAGCCGACCTGCAAAAAACAAACCTGCAGGGCGCGTATCTTGGTCCGCGTGAAGGCAAAGTGGCCGAACTGCGTGGTGCAGATTTTTTTCGCGCCGACCTGACGCTCGCTTCGTTAAAAAATGCCGACGCTCGTGAGGCTCAGTTTTACCAGGCCCGATTGGCGAGCACCGTTTTGAAGGGAGCAGACCTGCGAGACGCCAATTTCTACGAAGCGGACCTGCTCGGTGCTCGGTTTGGCGGCGCAAAACTGGATGGCGCAAATTTTGCGAATGCCCGTAACGTACCAGATGAAATCAGCGAAAGGCTGGATGAAAACGGCAATTACATTTCCGATGGCGCCCCCGACTCGACCTGGAGCGGGGGCGAGAAACTCTCGGTGTTCCTGAGCCGGCCCGGGGCGGCCAATATCGAAACCCGTCAACTCGTGTGGGCGCTGGCGGATCGGATTCGTGACCAGGGCCTCGACGTCGAGGAAGTGAGTCCGAGCGCCTACGCCACCACCGGTGCGCTCGCCGAGGTTCGTCGGGTGATGAGCGGATGTGCCGGCGTTGCAGTGGTCGCCGTTCCCGATCTGAACGTACGTTCGGCATTGTGGCGGGCGGCAACGCCACAGGCCCGCGAGATTAGCGACCAGGGGCTGACTTCGCCGTGGACCTGCCTCGAACTCGGCCTGGCCACCGGACTTGGTTTGCCGGTATTTCTCGCCGAAGCCGACGGCGTCAGTTCAGAGGCTTTCGACTACAGCTCGCACGAACCGCACTTATACCGTGTACGACTCGCGGAGAATCATCTCTCGCGGACTTTCAGGGAGCCGTTCGACGACTGGTGCGGCGCCGTCCGCGAGAGGGGCGTTTCCTGA